The genomic segment CTGGCTCAGATGAATCAAAGTACTCTGCTTTCTTAGATGGGATTGCTGTAGCTTTCTAAtacaaaaatcataaaaagatAAACTTAGTGTTGTAGCTACAATAGTAATAAGTGACATgccaataaaaaatatagtAGTTTCATTTGCTTTACAGTGATGCATTTGAAGTATTTGCCTTAAATGTTCATCTTTCACAAATTTGTGTTCAAtaagtttctttttaatgacttgtctGTTTTCATGTGAATGTTGTGTCACCAGTGAGTCCTTGAACACAATGAAGCCAACCAAATACAATGGAATATCATTAGATTCTTAATGCTTTAGGAACAACTAAAAATTTTAcatacttttgtcatttttctgatttttctttcatttgttacAGAACACAAACATATGCTTcatttgcaaaatgtttgtattgttGCAGTTCCTGGATTTGCCAAAAGATGTCCCTAAGCACCTAGTTTATAGAAAAGCAATGTGCTTGTTACTTGTACTGCATCATGCTGCATTGGTTAGTCCTTTGTTTTGAgaccaaatatattttcatagcATATTAGTAAACAAATGGGGGCCAGGAAGCTTGTCAAATAGGCTATCTGTAAGTGTgaaaagttataatttaaacagTCTTTCTGTAGCTTTTGATAGAGGATCGtatttgaacagaaaatgataTATTAagataaatgcatatttttttaaaaaaaacaaatgcaacatgtCAGTTTCTCTGCACTCCAAATTCTTTACTGTTCCTCTCTTGTTtgatgcttttgtgtttttgttcatctcCCTTTCATCTAATCAATCCCCAGTGGGTGTAAGCAGATTTCCTAAGTCAGGCTTGGTTAGAAGTATTTGCTATTGCAAGGCAGCCTTAGCTCTCCACTGTTATCCAATGAATACATATGAAATGGAAATGATTCAAAGCTCTGACTGAGGAGAAATTGTTGGTctgaactggaaaaaaacaactttcaccCACTAAGATTTAATAAATAGCATAGTAAATCTGGATAGTCTTCTAAACTTATAACTGGAGTGTTATGAACTGAAAGAATAGATTAGATTTATTGGATGATGTTCTAATGATATGCTGAATTGACCAAAATCAGATATAACTTCCAAAGAATAGTTTATGTTGGCAGGACCTTatcactgaatatttttttttgaaaacagattttcaaacGCTTTCTGTTTGGTGTGTTAGTATTTTCCTTGTCTCATccaagaaaagataaaaatggcAAACAGcaataaaggaaaaaacattaacaaagtATGTTGATACAGCATCTGtaatcaacaaaaatatctaCTAGAAGAATTTTACCCTCAGTATGCGTAGTGCCTGATCATAATTCTCATGGCGAAGTTCCATCTCTCCATATTCACACCAAACTGCAGCAAGGTCATCCACTTGTTTGTAGTTTACTTTAGTAGCCTTCTCAAAGATTGTCCTGGCCTGAGTCAAAAAATATGACAcatataaattaaagaaaaaaactatcaTCCATCCCAAGTTCAAAGAATCCATGCAGCTCCAAAGGAAAGACTTCGGTAACTTACGTCATCCAGCTGTTCATTTTCCTCATAGAACTTAGCAAAAGAAACCCACAGAGAATGAGGTTTTCCAGTGGCCTTCATTGGATCCACTGTCTGTACTGCCTCAGTGTATGTATTGATGATCTGGAGTGGATACATTATATTTAATCCATTTGTCAGTACTGTGTGATAGATACTTAGagatatagaaatatttttaataaaatgtatacaGGCCCTTAAATTTACCTGTCGTGGATTTCCTTCATAAAGTTTTACTCGCTTGTGCCACTCGTGCACATTATGGGGATTCTGCCTCAGCAGTACACTGTTGAGAAGCAGTGGCCGCCGGGCAATGAGCTGCTCAAAGCGGGCCAGACGAAGCTCCAGGTCTATGTCATCTGGttggagaggggaaaaaaattggcCATTTATAAGTGGTACTGTGGAATAAAGGTGCCTTAATGCTAACTCATACAAACCTTCCTCCTCTTTTCCCATCTCAGCAGTGGTCTCCATCTTTGCAGCAATCATGCTCTCCTCAAACTGAGCATAGCTATCAAACACTTGAGTGAAATCCCTCACAGTTACTACAGTAAGTATGGCTTCCTCATAAACGTCCCGTgcctgaagaaaaagaaaccattATAATGACACATCATGCATCCCCTttcaacaaccaaaaaaaatgtaattcacaAATATagagcaaatgtttaaaataataaattaaacactgatttatacataaaaatataagcAATTCAGTGAAACTTACTTTCTCAAAGTGACCACTCCTGATGTAATAATCAGCCAAAGAACACCAAAGTTTTCCAAGTTGGTCTGTAAAGCGTGTGAGGCCACCTCGTATGATGGCTCCAACATTTAAAGAGGTCACTTTATCAGGATTCTGAGAGATCAGGTCACACAGCTCGTGCCACAgctaaacaaaaaagtaaaaatacaagtAGAATAAGGATTCATATGTTACTATAATCAGAATAATATGGGCATACTTGAAGATGCTAGACCTAAAATGACGTTTTACCTGATAGTTGGATTTGCCCTCTTTGGACACAAAGCTTTCATCGTTTACAATTGCTGCTAATCGTACAGCTGCTTCATCCAAGCGACCAACAGACCGCAAGTAGTCTATGTACTCTTCTGCATTCTCTGGAGATAGCTTTAAGGTATAAAGAGAAGACAGAATACTTTGGAAAATGTAGAGAAATACTGCACTTAAATTTCTAGAGCATAATATTTGTTACCTTTACAACAACGATGTTGCAATATGCAAATACCAGAAGAATGTTAGAAGATGTGCTGCTAAACTTCTCTTAATCAGAATCAAAACTATGTATTGATTAAAACACATAACAGTTCAgctattttcaaaacaaaaaaacaatcaaatacttttatgtaaaatgttacGACACAAGCAAAAATACAGCCTGTACagtaaaattacagaaaatttcCCTACATGCAATAATACCATGAATTCTTACATGACATGCGCTGTACATAAATGCTTTGAGCTCCATGATCTTACCTTAAGGTACCTTCGATATACCCGCAGAGATGTTTCAGGTAGGGGGAGGCTGTGAACGAAGCGCAGATACAATGGCCAGATTCGTGGGTGCTGGGTTACAGGTAGCGCTCTTAGAGCCCGGTCAAACGTTCTCCGACTTCTCGTGATCTTACACTGTGACACGACGAACTGACAGTAATCAGTCCATATCCTGGGCATCTacaattatggaaaaaaatattggttagtttaaaaaaaacacaccccAAGACCACACAATGTTTTCAATgtatgcattattttatttactgttataTTGCTGGATTTTGAGTAAATACTACCTTGTGCATAAACACAAGTGCTCTTTCATGGCAGTTATTGACCTCTTCATATGCTGGATCTGTAATGCATTTTCCTTTGACTtgtttcctcctttctctcAGATAATTGTACCACAATTTATAGCTGTAAAAATTAATGgaaattttggtaaaaaaataaataaaaatagtcatCTTTGCCCAAATGTGCAATTTTATCTTTCAGTAAAAGTTACCTTCCAGGCAATTCCTTCAGAGCCCGTTCATATATCATGTTCAGGGTGGATTTGGCTCCATTCTGTTTGAATTCAATGTAGCGCATCCAGCACTTGACTGAGTATGGATTCCTGATAATCTCCTCTTCATAAGGAAGATCATCATCCTCCTGAAAAAGTAATACGAACAGCAAATACGAAAGACAATGTAAGCTAAAATCTACGAAAGAGTGacgtttgaatttatttaattacagcaaaataaaGTATTACGGTTAATATTGCTACGATGTCTTGATAGCAATATAAAGTTATTATGAAGTATaacttcataaaaacacacaaaacacaactgTCTCTTTCAATTTTATGTACCCAGCCAGGCTAGGTTTACGCTAGCTAGCTACAACTAATGTCAGATATAGCGATATATATAATATAGTATTTTCATTTGTATTACTTACAAATATAACGTCAGCTTTTCCATTTAGGGAAGGCATTTCTTTCAAGACAGTATCAACTCTGGAGTTAAAACTCAGTGCTAACTTTTGAAAAGCTAAACTAGCTTGCAAACTCAAAGCGTGTAGCCCTCCATATAACTTCCGGTGGTGCCGCTACAAAGCACGCAAGCGCATTCAAAAAGAACTACAAACCTGGAGgaagtttgtagtttttctgcGGCTTGTTGTCAACGAACAACAGGGTTTATTACTGCCACCAGCTGGTGTTTAAAGGTAaggatgtaaaaataaaagccaacaccagcaaaataaaaccactgaAATCTTAAAATATATCTCTTTGTGTCTGTCTTTGTTCCAGTCAACGGTAAACAtatgttatttctgtttctttcctttaacaaaatttttcatgtttttcttatccTGTAAGATATAATTAAGACATCTTTTCATATAGCCATATTTCTAACCGGTTAatcaattttcttaatttttcaaaatttttataacaatttctctgctgctgttaaCCAATTATTatggtattttttctttttatttacagtggTACTGGAAACTCTACACACCTCTGCAAAAATCCCAAAATTTTgttacttaaaaaattaaaatatgataataaatttttttttttcagatataaTGTTGTCTTCATCTTATacaactgaactgaaaaaaaaaacacatgttaTGTTGTAATATGCACCTTTTAAGCATTGAATCTTCTTTTGTAGTAGTGTAACAGCATGCCAAATCCTAATTTTTCAGAACACATCTGGTCAAGACCTTTGGGGAAACATTCTGTGGAGAGATGAGACAAAAGCTGAACTGTTTGGGAGGTGTGTGTCCCATTACATCTGTTGTAAAACCAAccagatttaagaaaaaatcaTTATACAGATAGTTAGTAAAatatggtggtggtagtgtgatggtctCGGGGTGTTGTGCTGCTTCAGGATCGCGTAGGCTTCCTGTGCTGAATGGAACCATGGATTCTGCTGTCTACCAAAACTCTTGGAAAAGAATGTCTGGCCATCTGTTTGTGACCTGGAGCTGAAACTATCTTGGGTTCTGCATCAAGATAATGATTCAAAACACACCAGCAAGTCTGCTACTGAatggctgaagaaaaacaaatgaagactTTGGAGAGGTCTAGTTAAAGTTCTGACCTGAATCCTATTGAGTTGTTGTGACCTTTTCTTGCTTAAAAAATTATCCAATGTGGTTGTGTTACAACAATTCCCCAAATATGAGTGGGCCGAAATTCCTCCACTGCGCTGCAAAAGATTCATTGGTACTTGTCGCAAATGCTTGATTGTAGTTGTTGCTGCTAAGGGTGGCCCAACTAGTTATTAGTTTTAGGGGCAATTACTTTTTTCATATAGGTAGGTTTAGATTTTTGATCTCCTTTAATAATAAATACCTTAATTAATAAGCCGCATTTGgtgtttccttttatttgacTAATATTTAAGTTGGTTTGATAAACTCAAACACTTAGTGTgataaacatacaaaaaatagaaatacttttCCACACACATTACATGTGTAAAAgcttttgaaatgatttaacaaactattctttttaaattgtattttcaaatgGGTGTATAGATGTCTGAAAGTTGCTATATTTTCACTTGCAATATATAAGTATAAAATAGTTATTCATTTAATACACTTTTCCTCCTAACAAAGGCAACATCTCTTAACTGTCATGAGGATTCTGTTGTCCTCTTGGACCCAATAGATAACATGTAAGTGTTTCATGAGTGATAAGGGGTTAAGAATCAAATTGTATACCCACTTTATTCTCGCAGAGTTGGAGGACAGACAATATGTCCACTTGCACAGTTTTTTGTAGATGctgaaaggcaaaaaaatacttaaatttatATAAAGACTTTTGTGGGGCCTTCATGTGTTTGAGTGGTGGAGCAGAAGCAGCACATACCAAGGCTGTGATCCTTGCTGCAGCTGTCCCTGGTTTTAATCCTAGCCATTGGGCCATTTACTGCAagtctttacttttttctctcaGCTATCCAACTAATACTGAATAAAGAGTACTTGTGCCAAACAACCTCTTAGAAAAAGGAAGTTGCATAAAATTTTCAGTATTCCTGTTGATACTGACTCTAATGAAACCTGAAAAAGGAGTCTACTGTCTGAGCCATCAAATATAAGCTTaaccttataaaaaaaaaatctaacaaataaaactcatttgttctgttcttggacaaaaagaaatattgttcaaaacaagataaattttaaaattatatgaCACGTGTAATAAACtattaagtcaaataaataaaacagattcttTTCTTACTGcctaaaaatagaaactgcTGTAAAGACTAATAAATATCAGAGATGTATTATGCCAAGTAATCCATTTTAAAACGTATTACCCAGTTGCTTgtgtaataaacatttcttaagCATTGGTTGGTGAAGGATCAAAATCAAAgttgaatagttttgcaaggaCACCAACTGTctacaacagcaacaacatcGTTTGAATCAAATGAAGCATGAGGACAAAGATCTTGGATATTCAAGTGATACTTATTATAGATCTTCTCTCACCCTGGTTGTCAAATgttcttcctttcctttcaaGGCAAGGTGTAACACCGCTTGAACTTCATGGAAAGGGCCttacattcagttttattacaGGAATACGAGCTgtgccagtgtcctgcaaccgTATACCAGCACCACTTGGGAGCTTCCCCAAATGAATTTCTGTTCTTGGCAACGGGCTTGTTTATTTGCAGGGCTAAGAAGACAAGACTTCTCACTACAAAGTTATCAGTTCTTTAAACTTACTCATATTTTAgagagtaaaaattaaaatttgggACATACTTTAAAGATTGCTGTCAGACTTATGTTTTATGAGCAAAAGACATGCTTATATGAGAAAGACGTGATTAAAAAAGACTCATACTAAATAAGACACTCTCAAAATTAATTGATGCAATTCTGCACCGCTAGTGTgtcatgagagaaaaaaaaatcattactttttattgcaaatatttgaaatgtggATATGCTTTCAGACTTGATACTTGTGacatttactgacattttaCTAAAGGCAACGCATACGATTTTTAAGAAAGAGAGGTCAAGTGACGAGTTCCTGAATTTAGCaattgaaaattttaattatccATTACTTTAATTATTGATGCATATTATAGAATTAAAACACTATTTCAAATGCAGtgttaattgttttgttgttgcattttctttttattccaattAACAAGTTTTCAGTCTCATATGTTTTTTAACACatgtttctgaattattttgatttagtaATAAagtaatcaatttttttttgtttgaaaaagctCTTAGCTTAATAGCTAGTAAATGTTACATCAAAAAATAGCAGACTGATCCTGAAATGTCACACGATGGGTCTTAAGATGACAAGGATGCTTGACCAAATGGAGAAGCTGACTGCTGCTGACCAAGGTATTTTCAGCCTGTATAAAAGCAGCAGCCCCAGACTCCGCTGAGAACTGATGGGCATCCCGTACAGGTCAGTCCTTTGTTGTTTAGATTAACTTACACTTGCTTGGGTTTAAGTGATTAATTTCATTTGTCTCTTTCTGTTACGTCTGTGATATTAAGTGATTCTTTTGTATTGCTGATTTGAGctatttgaaattaaacaatTCCTTAAATCTTTCTTTTAATAGCATCATTAGACATCATTAAACATCAACTCAGCTGGGAGGAAGGTAGGATTTGTACAATAATAAAGGTAAAATAGATACAATAGATTTTGATATTGTAGAAATGTGTTCCAGAATATCATACAAATTTTATGAGAACAAATAAGATTAAACCAGTTCAAAAGTTGTTATTCTTACAGGACTGAAAAGCTGCCAAAATGAGCACGGATGCAGAGATGGAGGCCTATGGCCCTGCGGCCATATATCTCCGCAAGCCAGAAAGGGAGAGGATTGAGGCTCAGACCGCTCCATTTGATGCTAAAACAGCTTACTTTGTGGTGGATCCTGATGAAATGTACGTCAAGGGTAAACTTGTGAAGAAAGAAGGTGGCAAAGCCACTGTTGAGACAGATGGAGGGAAGGTGGGTAAAGCTTTgctaaattttttaattttgtccttttctaaTTCCTcccaaatgttatattttaaacactttttgacAGCCGATGTTATTTTCAGACTGTAACAGTCAAAGAGGATGATATTCATCCCAGGAATCCTCCAAAGTTTGACAAAATTGAGGACATGGCCATGATGACCCACCTCAACGAGCCTTGTGTGTTGTATAACCTCAAAGATCGGTTTGCGTCTTGGATGATCTATGTGAGAATTTAGGAAGAATACATTaccataaaaatctaaaatataccAACTCAAAAGCAGGCTAGGATACTAAATAAGAATATATCTGTCTTTTCAGACTTACTCTGGCTTGTTTTGTGTCGTTGTGAACCCCTACAAGTGGCTCCCAGTGTACGATGCTGTTGTTGTAGCAGGATACAGAGGCAAGAAGAGGATTGAGGCACCCCctcacattttctctgtctctgatAATGCCTATCAGTTCATGCTCACAGGTAAGATGTTGAACAGTGAGAGATGGTGTTGCATATTTACTGCAAAgcatatatatttacaaatgtttctttcagaTCGTGAGAACCAGTCCATCCTCATCAcgtaagtaacaaaaaaaaaaaggtttatacatatttacagaaCTGTAACAATGAGGCTAGAAAATTAAATACACCCTTCGAGCGTCTACACAGAAGTTTTACCAAAAATGGCAATGCTTTCTTTCCTACTTTCAAACTTAGAAGTTTTGCCTAAGTGATGGTGCCTGCTGCTGAATTTTGTGTTGGTTATAAGTATGGGTAGTGATATCTGATGAAGGAtatagttatttattttcttttccatcaggTTGACTGTGAGCTGGGATGAgaaggtttttggtttttttgtttaatttaaaaggtTGAAACTGCTGGATTGTGATtttggaatatttatttttgtataaatgtaCTGAGAGTATCGATCAGTATGTGTCCATAGTGAGATGTGTATTGTGAATGTATGTTTTGgctctaataaaaaaaacaaaaaacaatgaggTTGAATAATTTGAATGATCAATTGTTCCTTTCCTCTAGTGGAGAATCCGGAGCTGGGAAGACTGTAAACACCAAGCGTGTCATCCAGTACTTTGCAACAGTTGCAATGACTGGATCTAAGAAGGCAGAACCAGCGGCAGGAAAAATGCAGGTATGCAATTCTTTTTGTGAACAAAGGTCAGAGAATTACCTCTTAAATAATTCACATATTTAAGAGGCATGTGAAATATACCTCTTATATTTCACATATAGGAGATATATGtgaaatgtaaaatcaaatgttatatttttgcaGGGTTCCCTGGAGGATCAAATCGTTGCAGCAAACCCTCTGCTGGAGGCCTATGGTAATGCCAAAACTGTGAGGAACGACAACTCCTCTCGCTTTGTGAGTATTAGGGGTGGGGAAGAAAGAATATCATGATTTTGGAGTTGCATATGAAGAATCCTAATAGTCAGATTATTACATATTTAGGGTAAATTCATCAGAATCCATTTCGGAACCAGTGGCAAGCTGGCCTCAGCAGATATTGAAACATGTaagttattttcacaaattattatttgacttaaaaatggattttgatttaaatgcaGTATAGTGTTGTATGGGGAACATTTAAAGACATGCACTCTTTTTGGGTGGTGAAACATATTTGCAGTAAATTATTTTCCCACACTAATCTTTCAAATTTAGATCTGCTGGAGAAGTCCCGTGTCACCTTCCAGCTGTCTGCTGAGAGGAGTTACCACATCTTCTATCAGCTGATGACAGGCCACAAGCCTGAGCTGCTGGGTATAATAGAGCACTTGCTCACAACATTTCAATGAAAAAACACACCATGCATGTTATAGCTATTTCTTCCAATTCTTTGCAGAGGCTCTATTGATCACTACCAATCCCTATGACTATCATATGATCAGTCAGGGTGAGGTGACTGTCAAGAGTATAAATGATGTGGAGGAGTTCATTGCAACAGATGTAAGTTCACATGTTTGGGTAACATAAATCTTACTATTCATGGGATCTTTGAAAGTTTAACTACAAACTTCATATCCATTGTAGACTGCAATTGATATCTTGGGCTTCAGTGCTGATGAGAAGTTTAACATCTACAAGCTCACTGGTGCTGTGATGCATCATGGCAACATGAAGTTCAAGCAGAAGCAACGTGAGGAGCAGGCTGAACCAGACGGCACTGAGGGTAATTTATAAGATATCACCAATATCATTCTGTAGAGACacaaaaattgtataaaataggttaaagtgtgttttgtttctttccaaaagTGGCTGATAAAATTGCCTACCTCCTGGGTCTGAACTCAGCTGATATGCTGAAGGCTCTGTGCTACCCAAGGGTCAAAGTCGGAAATGAGATGGTCACCAAAGGTCAGACCGTCCCACAGGTAATTTATACCGGTTGTGATGTtaagcaatgtttttttgttactcCGTGATGCTCAGCAGttggttgtttatttgtttttgtttgctatgTAAAACTGACAATTTTCACTTCTAGGTCAACAATGCTGTCAGCGCTCTGTGCAAGTCTGTCTATGAGAAAATGTTCTTGTGGATGGTCATCCGTATCAATGAGATGCTGGACACAAAGCAGGCGAGAGCCTTCTTCATTGGAGTCTTGGACATTGCTGGCTTTGAGATCTTTGATGTGAGTgaagaaaaactctaaaatatcTAACGAAACAGAGTTGACTTCcaattaagttaaaaaaaattctcaataaTTACAGTACAACAGCTTGGAGCAGCTCTGCATCAACTTCACCAATGAGAAACTGCAACAGTTTTTCAACCACCACATGTTTGTCCTGGAGCAAGAGGAGTACAAGAAGGAAGGCATTGAGTGGGAGTTCATTGACTTTGGTATGGACTTGGCTGCTTGCATTGAGCTTATTGAGAAGGTGagaagctgttttaaaaatattcttgttttaatACTTACTtgattttcctttaactttCATAACAGATTGACAGAAACTTGCAGAACAACTTGAACTGAGATTTGCTCATATTCTGTGGTAGAGGAATAGCTGtgataaaacatttgttgaatTGATTCTGCAAGttcatctgtaaatatttacatgagtttgaattaaattttaactaaagttaaatttctcatttaaaatggTAATTGTTCACAGCCAATGGGCATCTTCTCCATCCTTGAAGAGGAGTGCATGTTCCCCAAAGCCTCTGATACAACTTTCAAGAACAAGCTGAATGATCAGCATCTTGGGAAGACTAAAGCCTATGAGAAACCCAAGCCTGGAAAGGGCAAAGCTGAGGCTCACTTCTCCCTGGTTCACTATGCTGGAACAGTGGACTACAACATCACTGGCTGGCTGGACAAGAACAAGGACCCACTGAACGATTCTGTGGTTCAGCTGTACCAGAAGTCCTCAAACAAACTGCTTTGTCTTCTCTATGTAGCTCATGCTGCAGGAGATGGTAAGATTTCCATGAACTAATCAGACAAAACTGctttaaacacaaatacataCGTACATatgtacatacatacatacatacatacatacatacatacatacatacatacatacatacatacatacatacatacatacatacatacatacatacatacatacatacatacatacatacatacatacatacatacatacatacatacatacatacatacatacatacagacatttacaattttattgtGCTGTACTGGTATTCGTTTTTCTCAAACAGaggctggtggtggtggtggcaaGAAGGCTGGCAAGAAGAAGGGTGGTTCCTTCCAAACTGTGTCTGCTCTTTTCAGGGTAAACTATTTTCCATACCCTAATTCCCATAAATTAGAACCTAATGTGTTGAGATTAATTGTATGATGCTGATCTACAGGAGAACTTGGGCAAGCTGATGACCAACTTGAGAAGCACTCATCCTCACTTTGTGCGTTGCCTGATTCCCAATGAGTCAAAGACCCCAGGTAACAAGCTCAGTCTtagatattttacattatattatttgtGGACACTGTTGAATAATTATCACTAAATATGTTACCAGGTCTTATGGAGAACTTCTTGGTCATCCACCAGCTGAGGTGTAATGGTGTGCTGGAGGGCATCAGAATCTGCAGAAAGGGCTTCCCCAGCAGAATCCTCTATGGTGACTTCAAGCAGAGGTGGCTGCTCTTGTCTTTCTGAATGTAAACACATGTTTTCAGATGTGAAGATGGAAAAAAGCAACATCCACATTTTCTCTCATAGATACAAAGTATTGAATGCCAGTGTTATCCCAGAGGGACAGTTTATTGACAACAAGAAGGCTTCAGAGAAGCTGCTGGGCTCCATTGATGTGGACCACACTCAGTACAAGTTTGGACACACTAAGGTATTTGGCTGGATCTTcagttgttttggggttttgatTTCTGATTCAAATTTCATAGTTATTCTGTACTCCTTAGTTTCTTATTGTAAATAGAtcagctttgtttctgttttgctttagtTCATTCCTTTCTTAATTATTctagtttatgtttatttcttatgCCTCATTCAGTTAGATTCATTTTTCTagttttcctgtttgtgtgcTCTCCCTCGCCCCTGTGCCATGCTCTCTCACTTTTCTCAGCCTGCTTTCTCTGCCCTCACACCTGCAGTCAGTTATCAATCAGCCATCAATTTTCTATCTAGAAATCAACCTCCTTTATATATTCgttcttctttttcattcacTCAATGCTGGATTCTTACCTTCCTAAGACTTCACTGTGTTATTGAACATCTAATAAACCCAGAATAAGACTTTTATATTCCTGTCTATATTTCGATCTTCATCTCATCTTGAAAAACAGGACaataattttcagaaaagaCAACAACTTTTTTGTATCCATGTGTTCTGACTTGCAATACTTATGCTGTCATAGGTGTTCTTCAAAGCTGGTCTTCTGGGTACTCTTGAGGAGATGAGAGATGAGAAACTGGCTGAGCTGGTTACCATGACTCAGGCTCTCTGCAGAGGATATGTCATGAGGA from the Gambusia affinis linkage group LG19, SWU_Gaff_1.0, whole genome shotgun sequence genome contains:
- the xab2 gene encoding pre-mRNA-splicing factor SYF1 isoform X1, yielding MPSLNGKADVIFEDDDLPYEEEIIRNPYSVKCWMRYIEFKQNGAKSTLNMIYERALKELPGSYKLWYNYLRERRKQVKGKCITDPAYEEVNNCHERALVFMHKMPRIWTDYCQFVVSQCKITRSRRTFDRALRALPVTQHPRIWPLYLRFVHSLPLPETSLRVYRRYLKLSPENAEEYIDYLRSVGRLDEAAVRLAAIVNDESFVSKEGKSNYQLWHELCDLISQNPDKVTSLNVGAIIRGGLTRFTDQLGKLWCSLADYYIRSGHFEKARDVYEEAILTVVTVRDFTQVFDSYAQFEESMIAAKMETTAEMGKEEEDDIDLELRLARFEQLIARRPLLLNSVLLRQNPHNVHEWHKRVKLYEGNPRQIINTYTEAVQTVDPMKATGKPHSLWVSFAKFYEENEQLDDARTIFEKATKVNYKQVDDLAAVWCEYGEMELRHENYDQALRILRKATAIPSKKAEYFDSSEPVQNRVYKSLKVWSMLADLEESLGTFQSTKAVYDRIIDLRIATPQIVINYAMFLEEHNYFEESFKAYERGIALFKWPNVYDIWNTYLTKFIDRYGGKKLERARDLFEQALDGCPAKFAKTIYLLYAKLEEEYGLARHAMAVYERATQAVETEERHHMFNIYIKRAAEIYGVTYTRAIYQKAIEVLPDVHARDMCMRFADMECKLGEIDRARAIYSFCSQICDPRVTANFWQTWKEFEIRHGNEDTIREMLRIKRSVQATYNTQVNFMSSQMLKASTSSTGTVSDLAPGQMGIDDMKMLEQKAQQLAAEAEQDKPKPKEKILFVRSDTSRSELAELSKQANPDEINIDDDEDEDDDDQEPDEVQLEQKSVPTAVFGGLKED
- the xab2 gene encoding pre-mRNA-splicing factor SYF1 isoform X2, which gives rise to MRYIEFKQNGAKSTLNMIYERALKELPGSYKLWYNYLRERRKQVKGKCITDPAYEEVNNCHERALVFMHKMPRIWTDYCQFVVSQCKITRSRRTFDRALRALPVTQHPRIWPLYLRFVHSLPLPETSLRVYRRYLKLSPENAEEYIDYLRSVGRLDEAAVRLAAIVNDESFVSKEGKSNYQLWHELCDLISQNPDKVTSLNVGAIIRGGLTRFTDQLGKLWCSLADYYIRSGHFEKARDVYEEAILTVVTVRDFTQVFDSYAQFEESMIAAKMETTAEMGKEEEDDIDLELRLARFEQLIARRPLLLNSVLLRQNPHNVHEWHKRVKLYEGNPRQIINTYTEAVQTVDPMKATGKPHSLWVSFAKFYEENEQLDDARTIFEKATKVNYKQVDDLAAVWCEYGEMELRHENYDQALRILRKATAIPSKKAEYFDSSEPVQNRVYKSLKVWSMLADLEESLGTFQSTKAVYDRIIDLRIATPQIVINYAMFLEEHNYFEESFKAYERGIALFKWPNVYDIWNTYLTKFIDRYGGKKLERARDLFEQALDGCPAKFAKTIYLLYAKLEEEYGLARHAMAVYERATQAVETEERHHMFNIYIKRAAEIYGVTYTRAIYQKAIEVLPDVHARDMCMRFADMECKLGEIDRARAIYSFCSQICDPRVTANFWQTWKEFEIRHGNEDTIREMLRIKRSVQATYNTQVNFMSSQMLKASTSSTGTVSDLAPGQMGIDDMKMLEQKAQQLAAEAEQDKPKPKEKILFVRSDTSRSELAELSKQANPDEINIDDDEDEDDDDQEPDEVQLEQKSVPTAVFGGLKED